One window of the Arthrobacter sp. zg-Y919 genome contains the following:
- the panB gene encoding 3-methyl-2-oxobutanoate hydroxymethyltransferase has protein sequence MTSAEQPPPYAAASTDPSVPAAPALKKIRISHLQQLKDTGGRFAMLTAYDQYAAGIFDEAGIEVLLVGDSAANNVMGHATTLPITMDEMIVFARSVTAGASHALVVCDLPFGSYEVSPAQAIESSVRLMKEGLVHAVKMEGGRHYVDHVRAMTAAGIPVMAHIGFTPQAEHALGGYKVQGRGDAGAEVVRDAEALAEAGAFCVLMEMVPADVAAEVDAAVRVPTIGIGAGNATTGQVLVWQDMAGLRGGKQPRFVKAFADLRTELSRAAKEYADEVRSGSFPGPEHSF, from the coding sequence ATGACCAGTGCCGAACAGCCCCCTCCGTACGCCGCAGCCTCCACGGACCCTTCCGTTCCCGCAGCACCGGCGCTGAAGAAAATCCGCATTTCACACCTGCAGCAGCTGAAGGACACCGGCGGCCGGTTCGCCATGCTGACCGCCTACGACCAGTACGCCGCCGGCATCTTCGACGAGGCAGGCATCGAGGTGCTGCTGGTCGGCGATTCCGCCGCGAACAACGTGATGGGCCATGCCACCACGCTGCCCATCACCATGGACGAGATGATCGTCTTCGCGCGTTCAGTCACGGCCGGCGCGTCACACGCCCTGGTGGTCTGCGACCTGCCCTTCGGCTCCTACGAGGTCTCCCCCGCCCAGGCGATCGAATCCTCGGTCCGGCTGATGAAGGAAGGCCTGGTGCATGCGGTGAAGATGGAAGGCGGCCGGCACTACGTTGACCATGTCCGGGCCATGACCGCCGCCGGCATCCCGGTGATGGCGCACATCGGCTTTACTCCACAGGCAGAGCACGCCCTCGGCGGCTACAAGGTGCAGGGCCGGGGCGACGCCGGGGCGGAGGTGGTCCGGGACGCCGAGGCCCTCGCCGAAGCCGGCGCGTTCTGCGTCCTGATGGAGATGGTTCCCGCCGACGTCGCCGCAGAGGTCGACGCCGCTGTCCGGGTCCCGACCATCGGCATTGGTGCGGGCAACGCCACCACGGGCCAGGTGCTGGTCTGGCAGGACATGGCCGGACTGCGCGGCGGAAAGCAGCCGCGTTTCGTCAAAGCGTTCGCGGACCTGCGGACCGAGCTGTCCCGGGCGGCAAAGGAGTACGCGGACGAGGTCCGCAGTGGTTCCTTCCCCGGCCCGGAACACAGCTTCTAG
- a CDS encoding SPOR domain-containing protein, protein MADFWFNVVTHQVEEGPQSDWTKLLGPYPTREEAELALQKVQARNKAWDADEDN, encoded by the coding sequence ATGGCCGATTTCTGGTTCAACGTAGTGACCCACCAGGTGGAGGAAGGCCCGCAGTCGGACTGGACCAAGCTGCTGGGGCCGTACCCCACCCGGGAGGAAGCCGAGCTGGCGCTGCAGAAGGTGCAGGCACGGAACAAGGCCTGGGACGCGGACGAAGACAACTAG
- the map gene encoding type I methionyl aminopeptidase: protein MPQKLATAPAGHLTPGSVSPRRPVPASIPRPEYVDKKAPAPFTGSEVKSPETIEKIRTASKVAAQAIVEVGRHITPGVTTDELDRIGHEFLLDHHAYPSTLGYRGFPKSLCSSVNEVICHGIPDTTVLADGDIINIDITAYMDGVHGDTNWTFLVGDVDDESRLLVERTQESLRRAIKAVAPGREINVIGRTIESYAKRFGYGVVRDFTGHGVGEAFHTGLIIPHYDAAPAYSRLIEPGMVFTIEPMLTLGTIEWDMWDDNWTVLTKDRKRTAQFEHTLLVTDDGAEVLTLP from the coding sequence ATGCCCCAGAAACTTGCCACCGCACCCGCTGGACACCTCACACCGGGAAGCGTGAGCCCCCGCCGGCCCGTGCCGGCGTCGATCCCCCGTCCCGAATACGTGGACAAGAAGGCGCCCGCACCGTTCACCGGGTCCGAGGTGAAGTCGCCGGAAACGATCGAAAAGATCCGGACCGCGAGCAAGGTCGCCGCCCAGGCCATCGTCGAGGTCGGCCGGCACATCACCCCCGGCGTCACCACCGATGAGCTGGACCGGATCGGCCACGAGTTCCTGCTGGACCACCATGCCTACCCGTCCACGCTGGGCTACCGCGGCTTCCCGAAGTCCCTGTGCTCTTCCGTGAACGAGGTCATCTGCCACGGCATTCCGGACACCACCGTCCTTGCCGACGGCGACATCATCAACATCGACATCACCGCGTACATGGACGGCGTGCACGGCGACACCAACTGGACCTTCCTCGTGGGAGACGTCGACGACGAGTCACGGCTCCTCGTGGAGCGCACCCAGGAATCCCTGCGCCGGGCCATCAAGGCCGTTGCCCCGGGCCGGGAAATCAACGTCATTGGCCGTACCATCGAGTCCTACGCCAAGCGTTTCGGCTACGGCGTGGTCCGGGACTTCACCGGCCACGGCGTCGGCGAAGCCTTCCACACCGGCCTGATCATCCCGCATTACGACGCCGCGCCCGCCTACAGCAGGCTGATTGAACCGGGAATGGTGTTTACGATTGAACCTATGCTCACACTTGGCACCATCGAGTGGGACATGTGGGATGACAATTGGACAGTCCTGACCAAGGACCGCAAACGCACTGCACAGTTCGAGCACACCCTGCTCGTTACTGATGACGGCGCCGAAGTTCTGACCCTTCCCTGA
- the ppgK gene encoding polyphosphate--glucose phosphotransferase: MAKKHKSDKHVDAVIGIDIGGTGIKGGIVDLAKGKLIGDRFRIPTPQPATPEAVAGVVAEIVAELSARPGGPGPEVPVGVTFPAIISHGIARSAANVDNSWIDTDVDTLLTKALGRDVQVMNDADAAGLAEARYGAGREVDGTVLVITLGTGIGSALIYKGLLVPNAELGHLEIDGHDAETKASASARERDGISWEEYAERLQRYFSHVEFLFSPDLFVIGGGISKRSEDFLPLLNLRTPLVTANLKNNAGIVGAALQAAMHFKYLK; this comes from the coding sequence ATGGCCAAGAAGCATAAGTCCGACAAACACGTCGACGCCGTCATCGGAATTGATATCGGGGGCACGGGCATCAAGGGCGGCATAGTCGACCTGGCCAAGGGCAAGCTGATTGGCGACCGTTTCCGCATTCCCACCCCGCAGCCCGCCACCCCCGAAGCCGTTGCCGGCGTCGTGGCAGAGATCGTGGCCGAACTGTCCGCCCGGCCCGGCGGCCCCGGCCCGGAGGTCCCTGTGGGCGTCACGTTCCCGGCCATCATCTCCCACGGCATCGCCCGCTCGGCTGCCAACGTGGATAACAGCTGGATCGACACGGACGTTGACACCCTGCTCACCAAGGCGCTTGGGCGCGATGTGCAGGTGATGAACGACGCCGACGCCGCCGGCCTGGCGGAGGCCCGCTACGGCGCCGGCCGCGAGGTGGACGGCACCGTCCTGGTGATCACCCTGGGCACGGGCATCGGCTCGGCCCTGATCTACAAGGGCCTGCTGGTTCCCAACGCAGAGCTCGGCCACCTGGAAATCGACGGGCACGACGCCGAGACCAAGGCTTCCGCCTCAGCCCGGGAACGCGACGGCATCAGCTGGGAGGAATACGCCGAACGGCTCCAGCGCTATTTCTCGCACGTGGAGTTCCTCTTCTCCCCCGATCTGTTCGTGATCGGCGGCGGAATCTCCAAGCGCAGCGAGGACTTCCTCCCGCTGCTGAACCTGCGCACTCCGCTGGTCACCGCCAACCTGAAGAACAACGCGGGCATTGTCGGGGCCGCCCTTCAGGCAGCCATGCACTTCAAGTACCTCAAGTAG
- the nrdR gene encoding transcriptional regulator NrdR: protein MYCPFCRNADSRVVDSRLADDGSAIRRRRQCPQCGRRFSTVETTSLSVIKRSGVGEPFSRSKVINGARKACQGRPVSEDDLAMLAQEVEETIRASGVAEIDAHEVGLAILTPLQKLDQVAYLRFASVYQSFESLEDFETAIGKLRAEARESSSRVPSGTQRPLTAQ, encoded by the coding sequence ATGTACTGTCCGTTTTGCCGCAACGCTGATTCCCGCGTCGTCGACAGCCGCCTGGCCGACGACGGATCGGCCATCCGCCGCCGCCGGCAGTGTCCACAGTGCGGACGCCGTTTCTCCACTGTGGAGACCACCAGCCTGAGCGTGATCAAGCGTTCCGGGGTGGGCGAACCCTTCAGCCGCAGCAAGGTGATCAACGGTGCGCGGAAGGCCTGCCAGGGCCGCCCGGTCAGCGAGGATGACCTGGCCATGCTCGCGCAGGAAGTGGAAGAGACCATCAGGGCCAGCGGCGTGGCAGAGATCGATGCCCACGAGGTCGGGCTGGCCATCCTCACTCCGCTGCAGAAGCTGGACCAGGTGGCGTACCTGCGGTTTGCGAGCGTGTACCAGTCCTTCGAGTCCCTCGAAGATTTTGAGACGGCGATCGGGAAGCTGCGGGCGGAAGCCCGGGAAAGCTCCAGCCGGGTGCCGTCCGGTACCCAGCGGCCGCTGACCGCCCAGTAG
- the hisD gene encoding histidinol dehydrogenase — MKSSSPEAAFESFRTIDLRGRHLSPAGLKGAMPRAQASFDSASDAVTAIITDVRTRGFTALTELAQRFDGVAQEQVRVPAEALDSALEKLDPAVRAALETAIERTRIFAQAQRPADARVEIRPGAVLTHRWMPVSRVGLYVPGGLAVYPSSVVMNVVPAQAAGVESLALASPPQKEFGGLPHPTILAAAKLLGIDEVYAVGGAQAVAAFAYGVAADGDNAAILPVDVVTGPGNVFVATAKRLVKGVVGIDSEAGPTEIMVLADETADPRLVAADLVSQAEHDPNAGSVLVTASEQLAAAVRVELGRQVADTKHSERVRTALSGTQSGVILVDGLEQGIAVCDAYAAEHLEIQTADAEAVAARIRSAGAIFVGDYSPVSLGDYCAGSNHVLPTGGTAAFSSGLNVTTFMRAIQVVSYNREALEEVSGDIVALSRAEDLPAHGDAVSIRFE; from the coding sequence GTGAAATCCTCCAGCCCCGAAGCAGCTTTCGAATCCTTCCGCACCATCGATCTGCGCGGCCGGCATTTGAGCCCGGCCGGGCTCAAGGGTGCCATGCCGCGGGCCCAGGCGTCCTTCGACTCCGCGTCTGATGCCGTTACGGCGATCATCACCGACGTCCGCACCCGGGGATTCACCGCATTGACGGAACTGGCGCAGCGGTTCGACGGCGTGGCCCAGGAACAGGTCCGGGTTCCCGCCGAAGCACTGGACTCGGCACTGGAAAAGCTGGACCCGGCCGTCCGGGCCGCGCTCGAAACGGCGATCGAACGGACCCGGATCTTTGCGCAGGCACAGCGCCCTGCCGACGCCCGGGTGGAAATCCGTCCCGGTGCGGTGCTGACCCACCGCTGGATGCCGGTGTCCCGCGTGGGGCTTTACGTCCCCGGCGGCCTGGCGGTGTACCCGTCGTCGGTGGTGATGAACGTGGTGCCGGCGCAGGCGGCCGGTGTCGAGTCCCTCGCCCTTGCCTCCCCGCCGCAGAAGGAATTCGGCGGGTTGCCCCACCCCACCATCCTGGCTGCGGCAAAACTGCTGGGAATTGACGAGGTGTACGCGGTGGGCGGCGCGCAGGCTGTTGCCGCCTTTGCCTACGGTGTGGCGGCCGACGGAGACAATGCGGCGATCCTGCCCGTGGATGTAGTCACCGGTCCCGGAAACGTGTTTGTCGCGACTGCCAAGCGCCTGGTGAAGGGTGTTGTCGGTATTGATTCGGAGGCCGGTCCCACCGAGATCATGGTCCTCGCCGACGAAACTGCGGACCCGCGGCTGGTGGCAGCGGACCTGGTCAGCCAGGCCGAGCACGATCCGAACGCCGGTTCTGTCCTCGTCACGGCATCGGAGCAGCTTGCCGCGGCCGTCCGGGTGGAACTGGGACGCCAGGTTGCGGACACCAAGCACAGCGAACGAGTACGAACGGCGCTTTCCGGCACACAGTCCGGCGTAATCCTCGTGGACGGACTGGAACAGGGCATAGCTGTGTGCGACGCCTACGCCGCCGAGCACCTGGAAATCCAGACAGCCGACGCCGAAGCGGTGGCGGCGCGGATCCGCAGCGCCGGAGCCATTTTCGTGGGGGATTACAGCCCCGTCAGCCTGGGCGATTACTGCGCCGGCTCCAACCACGTGCTGCCCACGGGCGGAACCGCGGCGTTCTCTTCCGGACTGAACGTGACCACCTTCATGCGTGCCATCCAGGTGGTCAGCTACAACCGCGAAGCGTTGGAGGAAGTCAGCGGCGACATTGTGGCCCTCTCCCGTGCCGAGGACCTGCCCGCCCACGGGGACGCAGTCAGTATCCGCTTCGAATAA
- a CDS encoding TetR/AcrR family transcriptional regulator, whose amino-acid sequence MGPVEAEPAKRSRTATRSRLLATSAAVFAERGLEGASVEELCAAAGFTRGAFYSNFASKTELALAMYEDHARQLAERLNRQLDHWLRPGGLEPTAVIEHTLEGMADFTSDTVWHAVRLELLLAARRSERVRTVVADQRAVLSEAVTAALIRVAEAQDTEFTVDVSELARSLLALYDGRLNEQIAGGDAQPAQLNLAAIAWQNFTRPRPHSQP is encoded by the coding sequence ATGGGGCCCGTTGAAGCCGAACCCGCCAAAAGGTCGAGGACGGCGACGAGAAGCCGCCTGCTGGCCACTTCGGCTGCGGTCTTTGCGGAGCGGGGCCTTGAGGGTGCCAGCGTCGAGGAGCTGTGCGCCGCGGCGGGCTTCACCAGGGGTGCTTTTTACAGCAACTTCGCCTCGAAAACGGAACTGGCGCTGGCTATGTACGAAGACCACGCCCGGCAGTTGGCTGAACGGCTCAACCGGCAGCTGGACCACTGGCTTCGCCCCGGTGGGCTGGAACCCACAGCCGTCATCGAGCACACCCTCGAAGGCATGGCGGATTTTACGTCCGACACCGTGTGGCATGCCGTGCGGCTGGAGCTCCTGCTGGCCGCCCGGAGGTCTGAGCGCGTGCGCACCGTGGTCGCCGACCAGCGGGCTGTCCTGTCGGAGGCTGTGACCGCTGCCCTGATCCGGGTCGCCGAGGCGCAGGACACGGAATTTACGGTCGATGTCTCGGAACTGGCCCGGTCACTGCTGGCGCTTTACGACGGGCGGCTGAACGAGCAGATTGCCGGAGGCGACGCGCAACCGGCCCAGTTGAACCTCGCAGCCATCGCGTGGCAGAACTTCACCCGTCCCAGGCCTCATTCGCAGCCGTAA
- a CDS encoding ABC transporter permease — MSTSTPTRPRHAARPEGGPPVSPYRSPMFWLLPILVVVLLAAIGTGLYMGGLANPTAHLKDFPVAVVNEDAGTDPAAENAPQNLGREIVDGFADRAAEGDTLDLRILSWADAREQLENGEVYAAVVIPETFSADAAGLVSGALTVEPTARPDITVYTDPKAGALAARLAAGIIEPGLKEASTSLGEQLSSAAEDAEVQARALVEQQLAASQDDQARRTLEAATQAGPATEAFARQLTQQQAGTPAQLADKLAPTVSASSTLLLQDPVHITSATYHQVEEGTALGMGSFYYAILLLVLGLTGSIGVNLLVDGRLGITPLEIGPQFLQARRTTPSRWMTMLVKWGIFVTAAAPAAGVVMWVASAADVPLPNGGTLFLVSWLAMSAVSAAVFTLLTLFGNAGLLVSMIYLVLMGLPSSGAVVPVEALPGFFRAIAPWEPLHHIATAVRSVLYFGSGTNTGLGADVLALTVILVVSLLVGILTGAAYDRFFGRRGAKATGVAAA, encoded by the coding sequence ATGTCCACCTCCACACCAACGCGTCCCCGCCACGCCGCCCGCCCGGAGGGCGGGCCCCCGGTCTCCCCGTACCGGTCCCCCATGTTCTGGCTGCTTCCCATCCTGGTGGTTGTCCTCCTGGCGGCCATCGGGACCGGACTCTATATGGGTGGGCTCGCCAATCCGACGGCACACCTGAAGGACTTCCCGGTTGCCGTGGTTAACGAGGACGCCGGCACGGACCCTGCCGCCGAAAACGCTCCGCAGAATCTGGGCCGGGAGATCGTGGACGGCTTTGCTGACCGGGCTGCGGAAGGGGACACGCTGGACCTGCGGATCCTCTCCTGGGCGGACGCCCGGGAGCAGCTCGAGAACGGCGAGGTGTACGCTGCCGTGGTCATCCCCGAGACGTTCTCCGCGGACGCCGCAGGACTGGTCTCCGGAGCGCTGACCGTGGAGCCAACCGCCCGCCCCGACATCACCGTCTACACCGACCCGAAGGCCGGTGCACTGGCCGCACGCCTGGCGGCCGGCATCATCGAACCCGGGTTGAAGGAAGCCAGCACCTCCCTGGGGGAACAGCTCAGCAGCGCCGCGGAGGATGCCGAAGTCCAGGCGCGGGCCCTGGTGGAGCAGCAACTGGCCGCATCCCAGGATGACCAGGCCCGCCGGACGCTGGAAGCTGCCACCCAGGCAGGCCCGGCCACCGAGGCCTTTGCGCGGCAGCTCACCCAGCAGCAGGCCGGGACACCGGCCCAGCTGGCGGACAAGCTGGCCCCCACGGTCAGTGCTTCCTCCACCCTGCTGCTGCAGGATCCGGTGCACATCACCTCGGCCACCTATCACCAGGTGGAAGAAGGCACGGCCCTGGGAATGGGCTCGTTCTACTACGCCATCCTGCTCCTGGTCCTGGGGCTGACCGGTTCCATTGGCGTTAATCTCCTGGTCGACGGGCGGCTGGGGATCACACCCCTGGAAATAGGGCCGCAGTTCCTCCAGGCCCGGCGCACCACACCCTCCCGCTGGATGACCATGCTGGTCAAGTGGGGAATCTTTGTTACTGCGGCGGCACCCGCGGCAGGCGTGGTGATGTGGGTGGCCTCCGCGGCCGATGTTCCCCTGCCCAACGGGGGCACGCTGTTCCTGGTCAGCTGGCTGGCCATGTCTGCTGTTTCGGCGGCGGTGTTTACCCTGCTGACCCTCTTTGGCAATGCGGGCCTGCTGGTTTCCATGATCTACCTGGTGCTTATGGGCCTGCCCTCGTCCGGGGCAGTGGTGCCGGTCGAGGCCCTGCCCGGATTCTTCCGGGCGATCGCCCCCTGGGAACCCCTGCACCACATAGCCACAGCCGTCCGCAGCGTCCTGTACTTCGGGTCGGGGACCAATACCGGGCTGGGCGCCGATGTGCTGGCCCTGACCGTCATCCTGGTGGTCTCGCTGCTTGTCGGCATCCTGACGGGCGCCGCCTATGACCGGTTCTTTGGCCGCCGCGGGGCCAAGGCAACCGGCGTGGCAGCGGCCTGA
- the dnaE gene encoding DNA polymerase III subunit alpha — protein MASATSTSKSFVHLHNHTEYSMLDGAARLTDLFSHADELGMNALATTDHGFVFGAFDFWNKARGAGIKPIIGVEAYLTPGTARADKTRVKWGDGGRNDVSGAGAYTHMTMWAESTEGMHNLFRMSSLASLEGYLYKPRMDRDLLQTYGKGLIATTGCPSGEVQTKLRLGLYREAVQAASDFRDIFGKENFFCELMDHGLDIERNVQADLIKLARELQLPLVATNDLHYTHAEDASAHAALLCVQSGSSLADPKRFKFDADEFYLKSPDEMRAIFRDHPDACDNTLLIAERCDVEFNTKANYMPRFPTPEGENEESWFVKEVEAGLQRRYPGGISDDVRKRANYEVGIIVQMGFPGYFLVVADFINWAKKNGIRVGPGRGSGAGSMAAYAMGITDLDPLQHGLIFERFLNPDRVSMPDFDVDFDDRRRSEVIHYVTEKYGDERVAMIVTYGTIKAKQALKDSSRVMGYPFSVGERLTKAMPPDVMGKGLSLADVHNKEAKRYGEAEELRELLRTDPDSQRVFETALGLEGLKRQWGVHAAGVIMSSDPLIDIIPIMRREQDGQVITQFDYPTCEGLGLIKMDFLGLRNLTIVSDAVENIKNNRGEDLVLEDLPLDLKEAYDLLASGDTLGVFQLDGGPMRSLLKSMRPDNFEDISAVIALYRPGPMGANSHTNYALRKTGQQEITPIHPELEEPLAEILNTTYGLIVYQEQVMAIAQKVAGFSLGQADILRRAMGKKKKSELDKQYAGFHQGMVDRGYSEAAIKALWDILLPFSDYAFNKAHSAAYGVVSYWTAYLKAQYPAEYMAALLTSVGDDKDKLALYLNECRKMGITVLPPDVNESSVNFTPVGKDIRFGMGAIRNVGTNVVQAMVAAREEKGAYTNFKDFLMKVPAVVCNKRTIESLIKAGAFDSMGHARRPLAMIHEEAIDSVVVLKRNEAVGQFDLFAAISDQEPEDSISIDIPDLPEWEKKDKLSFERDMLGLYVSDHPLQGLEGILSQHADSSITNIVGEDGPADGAIVTIAGMITSLQRRIAKNSGNAYARCEIEDLAGSMEVMFFGQVYGPIAAVLAEDLIVVVRGRLQRRDDGAVTLNAQELTVPDLSEGHSGPVVISMATYKATETVVTQLGDVLRTHPGTSEVQIRLNGSRTVEVMKLGVDMRVNPTPSLFGDLKVLLGPACLDV, from the coding sequence GTGGCTTCAGCAACTAGTACGTCGAAATCGTTTGTCCATCTTCACAACCACACCGAATATTCGATGCTCGACGGGGCTGCCCGGCTGACGGATCTGTTCAGCCACGCCGACGAGCTGGGCATGAATGCCCTGGCAACCACCGACCACGGTTTTGTGTTCGGCGCCTTCGACTTCTGGAACAAGGCCCGCGGCGCCGGCATCAAGCCGATCATCGGCGTGGAGGCCTACCTCACCCCGGGTACCGCCCGCGCGGACAAGACGCGTGTGAAGTGGGGCGACGGCGGCCGCAACGACGTGTCCGGTGCCGGCGCCTACACCCACATGACCATGTGGGCCGAGAGCACCGAGGGGATGCACAACCTCTTCCGGATGTCCTCCCTGGCCTCGCTCGAAGGCTACCTCTACAAGCCGCGCATGGACCGGGACCTCCTGCAGACCTACGGCAAGGGCCTGATTGCCACCACCGGCTGCCCCTCCGGCGAAGTCCAGACCAAGCTGCGCCTGGGACTGTACCGGGAGGCCGTCCAGGCGGCATCGGACTTCCGCGACATCTTTGGCAAGGAAAACTTCTTCTGCGAGCTGATGGACCACGGGCTGGACATCGAGCGGAACGTGCAGGCGGACCTGATCAAGCTGGCCCGCGAGCTGCAGCTGCCACTGGTGGCCACCAACGACCTGCACTACACCCACGCCGAAGACGCCTCCGCGCATGCGGCGCTGCTGTGCGTGCAGTCCGGCTCCTCGCTGGCCGACCCCAAACGGTTCAAGTTCGACGCCGACGAGTTCTACCTCAAGTCCCCGGACGAAATGCGGGCCATCTTCCGCGACCACCCGGACGCCTGCGACAACACCCTGCTCATCGCCGAGCGCTGCGACGTCGAGTTCAACACCAAGGCCAACTACATGCCGCGCTTTCCGACTCCGGAGGGTGAGAACGAGGAGTCCTGGTTCGTCAAGGAGGTCGAAGCGGGCCTGCAGCGCCGCTACCCGGGCGGCATCTCCGACGACGTGCGCAAGCGTGCCAACTATGAGGTCGGCATTATCGTCCAGATGGGCTTTCCCGGCTACTTCCTGGTGGTGGCCGACTTCATCAACTGGGCGAAGAAGAACGGCATCCGGGTCGGCCCGGGCCGTGGCTCCGGTGCCGGCTCAATGGCTGCCTACGCGATGGGCATCACGGACCTGGACCCGCTGCAGCACGGCCTGATCTTCGAGCGCTTCCTGAACCCGGACCGCGTGTCCATGCCTGACTTCGACGTCGACTTCGATGATCGGCGCCGCTCCGAAGTGATCCACTACGTGACAGAGAAGTACGGCGACGAGCGCGTTGCCATGATCGTCACCTACGGCACCATCAAGGCCAAGCAGGCCCTGAAGGACTCCTCCCGCGTGATGGGGTACCCCTTCTCGGTCGGAGAACGCCTGACCAAGGCGATGCCGCCGGACGTGATGGGCAAAGGCCTGTCCCTGGCCGACGTGCACAACAAGGAAGCCAAGCGCTACGGGGAGGCCGAGGAGCTGCGCGAACTGCTGCGCACCGACCCGGATTCCCAGCGTGTGTTCGAGACCGCTCTGGGGCTTGAAGGCCTGAAGCGCCAGTGGGGCGTGCACGCCGCCGGCGTGATCATGTCCTCCGATCCGCTGATCGACATCATCCCGATCATGCGCCGCGAGCAGGACGGCCAGGTCATCACGCAGTTCGATTACCCCACCTGCGAAGGCCTGGGGCTGATCAAGATGGACTTCCTCGGCCTGCGGAACCTGACGATCGTCTCCGACGCGGTGGAGAACATCAAGAACAACCGCGGCGAGGACCTGGTCCTGGAAGACCTGCCGCTGGATTTGAAGGAAGCCTACGACCTCCTTGCCAGCGGTGACACGCTGGGCGTCTTCCAGCTCGACGGCGGGCCTATGCGGTCGCTGCTCAAGAGCATGCGTCCGGATAACTTTGAAGACATCTCCGCTGTCATCGCCCTGTACCGGCCGGGTCCCATGGGTGCGAACTCGCACACGAACTACGCCCTGCGCAAGACCGGCCAGCAGGAAATCACCCCGATCCACCCGGAGCTCGAGGAACCGCTCGCGGAAATCCTGAACACCACCTACGGCCTGATTGTCTATCAGGAGCAGGTGATGGCCATCGCCCAGAAGGTGGCGGGGTTCAGCCTGGGCCAGGCAGATATCCTCCGCCGTGCCATGGGCAAGAAGAAGAAATCGGAGCTGGATAAGCAGTACGCCGGTTTCCACCAGGGCATGGTGGACCGCGGCTACTCCGAAGCGGCCATCAAGGCGCTCTGGGACATCCTGCTGCCCTTCTCCGACTACGCCTTCAACAAGGCGCACTCCGCGGCCTACGGCGTCGTCTCCTACTGGACCGCCTACCTGAAGGCCCAGTATCCGGCCGAATACATGGCGGCCCTGCTCACCTCCGTGGGTGATGACAAGGACAAGCTCGCCCTGTACCTGAATGAATGCCGCAAGATGGGCATTACGGTGCTGCCGCCGGACGTGAACGAGTCCTCGGTGAACTTCACCCCTGTGGGCAAGGACATCCGCTTCGGCATGGGCGCTATCCGCAACGTCGGCACCAACGTGGTGCAGGCGATGGTGGCGGCCCGGGAAGAGAAGGGTGCCTACACCAACTTCAAGGACTTCCTGATGAAGGTTCCGGCGGTGGTGTGCAACAAGCGCACCATCGAGTCCCTGATCAAGGCCGGCGCCTTCGACTCGATGGGCCATGCCCGCCGCCCGCTGGCAATGATCCACGAAGAAGCCATCGACTCCGTGGTGGTGCTCAAGCGCAACGAGGCTGTGGGCCAGTTCGACCTGTTCGCCGCCATTTCCGACCAGGAGCCGGAGGACTCGATCAGTATCGACATCCCGGACCTGCCGGAGTGGGAGAAGAAGGACAAGCTCTCCTTCGAGCGGGACATGCTTGGCCTGTATGTCTCGGACCATCCGCTGCAGGGCCTGGAAGGCATCCTCAGCCAGCACGCGGACTCGTCGATCACCAACATCGTGGGGGAGGACGGCCCGGCCGACGGCGCCATCGTCACCATTGCGGGCATGATCACCTCGCTGCAGCGCAGGATTGCCAAGAACAGCGGCAACGCGTATGCACGCTGTGAAATCGAGGACCTGGCAGGCTCCATGGAGGTCATGTTCTTCGGCCAGGTCTACGGACCGATTGCCGCGGTACTGGCCGAGGACCTGATCGTGGTGGTCCGCGGCCGGCTGCAGCGCCGGGACGACGGCGCCGTGACGCTGAACGCGCAGGAACTCACCGTTCCCGACCTCAGCGAGGGCCATTCCGGTCCGGTGGTCATCTCCATGGCCACCTACAAGGCGACCGAAACCGTGGTGACCCAGCTGGGTGACGTGCTCCGGACACATCCGGGCACCTCCGAGGTGCAGATCCGGCTCAACGGATCCCGCACGGTGGAAGTGATGAAGCTGGGCGTGGATATGCGGGTCAACCCCACTCCGTCCCTGTTCGGCGACCTGAAGGTGCTGCTGGGGCCGGCCTGCCTGGACGTGTAG